One Podospora pseudopauciseta strain CBS 411.78 chromosome 4, whole genome shotgun sequence genomic window, GGTTGTCTGAAACATCGTTGCGCTGCACTGACAGGTTGCAGGCAGGTTGAAAGAAGCCAAGAGAAACGAAGGCCTTAAGAGGGACTCATAGCAGGGTGGGTGAGGCTCAAACTCCGACCAGGCAGCTGACTATGGCACCAAATGTCGTGGCGCAGCAGCCAAGCAACTGGAAACAAGTTATACACACACCTGCATCATCCATGATATCTACAACTTCGCCCGGATTTCGTCCGTCACACCGTCTGCCCTTTCAGCTCTAAACACAACCTGATGcaacgccgccgcctctGGATCATCAGTCTCCTGTATCCACGCCGACATCACATacctccttcccccacccacaacaacctcaacctgaCTCCCCGGCCAAGGCGACGCCTTCCTCCACAACTCCCCAGGCAGCTGCTCCCAATAATGAATATCGCTCGCCTCCGTCCGTCCAAGAAACCACTCATACAACTCcgcttccttctcctgcaAAAAAAGCTGCACAGCGGGCCTCTTGGCGCGCTGGTCAACCAACATCAGCAACTCCACCCTTGTACCATCTTGGAAGATGGCAAAGGCTGATATCGCCAGTACTAGCAACCGTTTGTTGGAACGGAAGAACAAACGCCGGGTTTCGTCCCAGTGGCTCTCTGGCCGAGCTCTTCCCGGCCAGACCGTGATTTTCTCTGGGGCCCGGGggtctgtggtggtggtgagatgtTGGAGTGGAAAGGCGATTGCATCCACCGGTGAGGTTATATTCAGTGGTTGGGTAGCGGTATCGTCCAGCTGGATATAAAAGCTTCTTCTGCAGGTTGTCAGCAGAACAGAACCTTCTGGCTCGGATAGCACTCGTAAGGGGCAGTTTCTGCGGACGAAGAAGTCGGGGCCGTTTTTGTTGAGGGTGATTCCCATCATTCTTCCTCGTTGGCCGGGCGGGCTGGATCGGGGTTTTATCTCCCCTAGACCGAGGAAATAATGCAGGCCTTGGTCTGGTTTGCCGATGTCTTCTTGTGTTagacggaggagggaggaggtgatgcgCAGGCCTTTGTTGGTGACGATGTACTCTGGGTTGATGGAGGCGCTCATGGCGGCGTTGCGGACGctgaggatggagatggttTCGTTTTTGTTGTGGCGGGTGAAGTCGTCTGGGGAGGTGGCGAGTAAGGGGGATCCGGACCTGTGCGGTGTTGTTGAACCTAGAGAAGAAGTGACATGTTTGTTACTTTTCTGCCAAGCAAAGATGGTCATGTCGTTGCTTTTGCGGATAATTTCCTCTTGGAGGCGTCGAAAGGCATTTTCGCCCTCGCCGTAGATCATAGGGAGGTTGACGTCGAAGATCCCGAGCAGACAGTACGCGACATCTTCGGGGCGGGTGGTCTGCCGGTTTGCGGCCCAGGACATGCGGTCTGCGATGGATATTTGGCGGATGGAGGCATGGCCTGTGAGGATGTCGGCTGGGATGCCGGTGATGGATTCGAGCTTGACGATAAGACCGTCTTTGGCGCCTCGCAGGTTCCAGTCCTTGTCGTAGAACTGCACTTTCTCTGGGGCGAGCAGCTCCTGTAGGGTCCAACCACGACGGAACCATCGACAGTTTGGAAGATTGGTCTTTAGCTCTCCGGTGGCGGGAAGATCGGAAAGGTACACGAAGCAGGCGGCGGCCTGTTGATACCAGCGGAACATGGAGTTGATGCTTTCTGTCAGTTCGGCATTGTTCATCTTGTCGATGCAGCAAGTGTCGACCCATGCCCAGTCGAGCCGCTGTTCGGCTGCTATCCTGCAGGACTCCTGTAATTTTCGGTATCCTTGTTTCGACTGCAGCGAAGGTATCTGGTCCCGGACATCTTGATGTGAGACTTCTTCTCCGTCCCAAGTGTGCGACAAGATGGCGTAGGGCGGCCGGCGGCCAAAGAACTGCTTGAAGGCGAGGGTTCGGGTATTGAGGAGACGCATGTTTGTTTGCCCGGCGCGACCTCGAGTGGATCTGAGAGGTCAACCTGGTTGGGGGAATGGGCCGGAAAATGGGGTCTGGACGAATTTTACGGAGCGTTTCCCCCGCTTCTATCACGTATGGAAATGTTGGGCTCAGCCTCAGCTAATTGTCAGCCAGAATCGAGGAACCTCTTATTGGCTGGGATTGGAGGCAGCCGATTTGTGCGTACCTTAGCTTCGAGGTTGTCAAATGGCGATAGCAACGAGCCACATGAACGCTGAAAGCTCATACTCACGATCAACAATGAGACAGTCGAATCATTCCAGCTCCCGGCCTCTTTGCGGGATATGTCGAGAAATATCACTGGATCAAATGGGCGTGTCGGATGACCGCAAGATGCAGCGTCACCAGCCTACCTACCTCGCCCTGAAACAATCCATGGACCATGGATGTGTGCTTTGTCGCTTTATCTGGCACGCCCTGGGGCAAAGCAATTCGCGAGAGGGGGACCGAGGAAGTGACGTTCTAGCTCACGTGTCCGAGAAATATCCCGGCAGAGAGATCTCTCTTGTCGTTTGGCCGGGCGTTACCCCAACAGGATATTTGGATCGCATCCAGATCATCACATCTGGGGAGATTCCTGATGCGGATactgacgatgaggatggtgatgatgggccCGCTGATCCGAGCATGCACCCCGACCATCAGTTCGCTTTGTCTGGGGTGCTTGACATTTTCGCATATGCAGGTATGAAAGTGTAGTGTCTCAATCAACTGAGAATTTGACTGACTGTCTGCCAAGATGACCCTGCTGCGAACCACGGCGGTGTCACTGGTCGACCGTTGCCGATGACAGACGGCAGTTCAAACGATGACTTTGCGTTTGCCACTCAATGTCTTCAAAAATGTCTGAGCAATCACTCCGGGTGTGGTCGACGAGATGAGATTCCACGTCTCCCTACTCGAGTTCTTGACCTCGGACCATTTGATGGTTCTCGGGTGCCTTACCTGCTACATACTGCTGGTCGACAGGGTCAATATAGCGCATTGAGCCATTGTTGGGGTGGCCATGTGCCAATCACAACGACGAGTGACAATATTGAGGAACATACGAAAGCCATTTCCAACCTGCCTCCGACCTTCAGAGATGCAGCCCGTATTTCGCGGAGGCTAGGAATTCGATATCTGTGGATTGACTCGTTGTGCATTCTCCAAGACTCCAAAGAGGACTGGGAGAAGGAATCAGCCATGATGGGAGAGATTTACAAACACAGCGTGCTGACAATAGCCGCAAGAGCAGCCAGAAATGCCCGGGATGGCTGTTTCATCACAAGACACCGTGATGTCCCAGCATGTCGACTCGAGTACCGAAGTCCGGACGATCAGTTGGTGGGCAGCATCTACGTTCGGGATCCCACATTCGAAATTGAACGTCTGACACAGACACCCCTTGACAGCCGTGGTTGGGTACTGCAGGAAAAGCTCCTGTCGCCTCGCATACTTTACTACGGAGCTCAGCAGCTGTACTGGGAGTGCAGACATACCTCGATCCGCCAAGATGGGAAATACCATTACATCCAACAAGACGCTGTGCAACCTGCGATGTGGAAGGAAAGGATGGACATATTTGCGCCATACCAGTCCGTATACCCCAACTTCAACAGAATACCACCAGACTGGACCGAAGCAAAGCATGAGCTCGCAGCGAGGATGAGACAGTGGTACAATTTAGTTGAGGAGTACAGCGGGCGCCAGCTCTCTTTTCATACCGACAAGCTGCCTGCCATAGCTGGCATTGCCAAGGAATGGGCCAAGTCTGTTGACTTGTTTTACATTGCTGGACTCTGGCGAGAGGACATTCTGGCGGGACTTCTCTGGTACGGAGGGAAAACGGCAACGAATCCCCCGGCCTCGAGTACACTGCCGTCCTGGTCTTGGGCGCGCTACAGTGGCAAGGTCAGCTTTTGGGCCGCTCGCGATTCCACCTTTGGGTTTTCGGATTACTCTTGTGAGTTTGTCGACCTGTCTTTCCGTGCGAGTGGTGCACTGGGAAACTACGGCGATGTAGTGGGAGCAAAGCTGGAGCTACGAGGGCGTATTCTTCCTGTGCGTCACGCGACGAGAATTAGTCTGGGGAAGAACTTCATTGTTGGACCGAATATCTTTGGTTATGGTGGGGAGCAGATTGGGGTGGCCACTTTTGATGTCGCCCCCTCAACATTCGATGCGCTATTTGTTCTGCTTGTCTATGCTGGTGTCGGCAACGTAGGATATGGCGCTTATTATGCAGCAGGTCTACTCATCTTGCCTGTGCCGACAGAGCAGGGCACTTTTATGAGGGTGGGCTATGTCAATATGGAGAAGGGACATGGAGAGGGCTGGTGGGACACAAGATCGGCGGCTGATTATTTTGAGCATATCCCGACGAGGACGTTGTTCTTGATATAGAACGGACTCGGAATGCATTACGACAATCATCAAGAGGAGGCGGCTCTTTGAGATCTGATCGGTAGCTTGGCACCTTCCCGCCATCAAGAAAACCGGCGATTTTATCCGCATTTACCCACCTTCGCCAATCTCCACGTCGTCGCTTCCGCCCGCTGGTCAAACTATATCCCAACGTCATATCTTGGCTCAAGAACTTCACACTTCAACATTTCCGCCCAACAGCCCAGCTTCGATGGATCCACCATGCCTGTGCTCTTTGGTCACCGGTACCTGGCTCTCatagttgttgttgtcctggtggtgttttggttcTTTGGGCCGCAGGGTCTGCAGTCTGATGGCGGCATTCACTACCCGCGAGTACAGGGCAAGGCCTTCTCCGACGTTCTGAATTCCACACTTGGTGTAAGTATTGCACTGCCACCTGACACTCTTGCCCCCAGGGCAGCTGGCTGATATTCTGAACAGTTCCAGGAGATATTCgtcatcaacctcccagaGAGATCAGACAGACGCGATGCCATGACTTTGGCCGCTGCTTTGACGAGGCTTGACGTCAAATGGATCGACGGTATTGACGGCAAGGACGTGCCTGAGAGGGTTCTACCAGGTGACAGCTGGGACAAGAAGATCTCAAAGGGAAATAAGGGGTCCTGGAGGGCGCATATGAATGCGTTGCAGCGGTGGGCCTATATTACTTCCCTTGGATGGAAATGTTCATTCTGATATATGATGACAGCGTTGTGCAAGATAACTTAACCAGCGCCCTTATCCTCGAAGACGACGCAGACTGGGACATCCGGCTCAAAGAACAGATGCAAGTTTTTGCTCAGGCTGCGAGAGCCTTCACTCAACCAGCCCCGAGAACGAGATCGACGCTTGCAGACACCGAGGGCCGTTCCGAACTCTCGGTCTCTCAGATACCGATAAATCTTCGCTCGCGCCTTACACCGTACGGGGACAGCTGGGATGTCCTGTGGTTGGGTCATTGCGGCACGGAATTTCCATCTGCCTCTACTATTGTCGCCCACAAAAGCAAAACGCCAACAATGAACAGAGTCCCGTTGTTGCGAGTTACCATCCCCAGCGATGTCACCGTGCCTGATGCCAAGCATCTGAAGGCGCATCCCTTTGCCCTCCAAGACTCGCTTGCCAAAGAGTACGCACCCCACACGAGAGTCGTGCATGCCTCGGACAAGACAACGTGCACCCAAGCATACGCTGTCAGTCAACAAGGTGCTCGGAAGTTGCTATACCAGTTCGGGTTGAAGACGTTGACGGCAGGGTGGGATTTGATGCTGGGGGACTGGTGTGATGGACTTTATCCTCGAGAGACCGGGAACCGACCGGTTTGCGTTACTGTGCAGCCTCCGCTGTTCAGTCATCACTATGGCAAGGGGGCAGCTTCGGATATCACGGCGcctgggggtgggtttgtgAATAAGGATAAGGAGATGACGCCGTATGTGAGGTTGAGTGTGAGGGTGAAtatggagaggttggtgcagggtgtggggatgggggatttAATTGATCAGTGGGAGGATGCGGAATGAGATGGATATCTGATCAAGAATGGTTCAAGATGGGTGCGAGCACTTGGGCTTTGACGTAATATTACCATGTTATTGGTCTTGAGTCCAGATGGCAGAAAAATGAAATCTTGCTAGGCCAGCTACCAGATACCCGTATGTACCTCATGGCCGCATTGTGGGTAACATATTCAGATAGATATTTTTACAGCCCACTTCCAACGGTTTAAGCAGTGAGAGCTCTGGAGAGCGACATCGAGCCATGGAATCCATAGAGAGGTGTTCAGTCTGtatccacccccctccacttcCAGGCAAACATGATGGTTCCACCGCTACACATTGGTCAGTATCATGGGTGGTCCTTGCGATGTCGTGTTGATGCACTTACCAAGGATACCCGCCCTTCTGAAACAACGGACCCTCTTTCTCatccacaacaccaccaaacacccTCAGCGCATCATCTCTTGTACGGCGGGAGTGAAACTCGACTCTGACGTAAGTCTCGTCAGGATTCTTGTGAATGAGAGTGGTAGAGAAGACTCCCATGGCCTTGCCCATTATATAGCCGCGGCCGTGGTCACCTTTCCACTCCTCAAAGGTAGGCTCGCTGAgagggccgaggaggaggacgtctGGCTGCtcggcatcaccatcaaacGGGTAGGGTGGGATGGTACGGGTGCTGTGGAAGTTGGGTGCCACAGGCTGGGTATTGAACAGTGAGGGTATGCCGAACCATTCGTAGAGGGCGTCGATTGGGGCGGTCGTAGCATTGAGAGAGTTAGACTGCTCCATGGTGACGGGCACTTGCTCATCACTGAGACTGTCGGTAGTCTCAGCCATACCCAGACCCCCTTCAACATTGTTACTGCCCATCTCCTCAAAATCAAGTAAATCACCCTCTTCTGtcccctcttcatcatcagtGTCCTTGTTGCTGGTATCGGGCGTCCAaatcaccatctccatcccGCTTGATCTTTCCgtctcaaccccccccttatcaccttcttcctcaacaacaggagcactatccaccaccaccccaaagAAAAGTTGCATCCCTGTCAAGACCGCTGCCTTGTTCTTGGCGGCTTTCAACGCTCCTTCCTGCAGCCCGTACTCGCGGCCTTTGTTCCAGGATTCTTTGAGCTGCTTGTCGATTTGAGTGTTGTCGGAGGAAGGAGCGTGGGTGAGGGCAGTGGTGTCGTGTTGGGTGTTGAGGAAATTAAAGGGTGTGAGATCGGGAGTCGAAGAGAGGGTTGGAAGGacggtgggagggggtttgatgAGTTGGGCTATGTCACCCCATACTGGGTCGATTGGGGGGTAGAGGG contains:
- a CDS encoding hypothetical protein (COG:S; EggNog:ENOG503P04U), producing the protein MRLLNTRTLAFKQFFGRRPPYAILSHTWDGEEVSHQDVRDQIPSLQSKQGYRKLQESCRIAAEQRLDWAWVDTCCIDKMNNAELTESINSMFRWYQQAAACFVYLSDLPATGELKTNLPNCRWFRRGWTLQELLAPEKVQFYDKDWNLRGAKDGLIVKLESITGIPADILTGHASIRQISIADRMSWAANRQTTRPEDVAYCLLGIFDVNLPMIYGEGENAFRRLQEEIIRKSNDMTIFAWQKSNKHVTSSLGSTTPHRSGSPLLATSPDDFTRHNKNETISILSVRNAAMSASINPEYIVTNKGLRITSSLLRLTQEDIGKPDQGLHYFLGLGEIKPRSSPPGQRGRMMGITLNKNGPDFFVRRNCPLRVLSEPEGSVLLTTCRRSFYIQLDDTATQPLNITSPVDAIAFPLQHLTTTTDPRAPEKITVWPGRARPESHWDETRRLFFRSNKRLLVLAISAFAIFQDGTRVELLMLVDQRAKRPAVQLFLQEKEAELYEWFLGRTEASDIHYWEQLPGELWRKASPWPGSQVEVVVGGGRRYVMSAWIQETDDPEAAALHQVVFRAERADGVTDEIRAKL
- a CDS encoding hypothetical protein (COG:S; EggNog:ENOG503PC2H), which translates into the protein MAIATSHMNAESSYSRSTMRQSNHSSSRPLCGICREISLDQMGVSDDRKMQRHQPTYLALKQSMDHGCVLCRFIWHALGQSNSREGDRGSDVLAHVSEKYPGREISLVVWPGVTPTGYLDRIQIITSGEIPDADTDDEDGDDGPADPSMHPDHQFALSGVLDIFAYADDPAANHGGVTGRPLPMTDGSSNDDFAFATQCLQKCLSNHSGCGRRDEIPRLPTRVLDLGPFDGSRVPYLLHTAGRQGQYSALSHCWGGHVPITTTSDNIEEHTKAISNLPPTFRDAARISRRLGIRYLWIDSLCILQDSKEDWEKESAMMGEIYKHSVLTIAARAARNARDGCFITRHRDVPACRLEYRSPDDQLVGSIYVRDPTFEIERLTQTPLDSRGWVLQEKLLSPRILYYGAQQLYWECRHTSIRQDGKYHYIQQDAVQPAMWKERMDIFAPYQSVYPNFNRIPPDWTEAKHELAARMRQWYNLVEEYSGRQLSFHTDKLPAIAGIAKEWAKSVDLFYIAGLWREDILAGLLWYGGKTATNPPASSTLPSWSWARYSGKVSFWAARDSTFGFSDYSCEFVDLSFRASGALGNYGDVVGAKLELRGRILPVRHATRISLGKNFIVGPNIFGYGGEQIGVATFDVAPSTFDALFVLLVYAGVGNVGYGAYYAAGLLILPVPTEQGTFMRVGYVNMEKGHGEGWWDTRSAADYFEHIPTRTLFLI
- a CDS encoding hypothetical protein (COG:G; CAZy:GT25; EggNog:ENOG503P1W4); amino-acid sequence: MPVLFGHRYLALIVVVVLVVFWFFGPQGLQSDGGIHYPRVQGKAFSDVLNSTLGFQEIFVINLPERSDRRDAMTLAAALTRLDVKWIDGIDGKDVPERVLPGDSWDKKISKGNKGSWRAHMNALQRVVQDNLTSALILEDDADWDIRLKEQMQVFAQAARAFTQPAPRTRSTLADTEGRSELSVSQIPINLRSRLTPYGDSWDVLWLGHCGTEFPSASTIVAHKSKTPTMNRVPLLRVTIPSDVTVPDAKHLKAHPFALQDSLAKEYAPHTRVVHASDKTTCTQAYAVSQQGARKLLYQFGLKTLTAGWDLMLGDWCDGLYPRETGNRPVCVTVQPPLFSHHYGKGAASDITAPGGGFVNKDKEMTPYVRLSVRVNMERLVQGVGMGDLIDQWEDAE